DNA sequence from the Deltaproteobacteria bacterium genome:
CGTATCACCTTCTCCAACAACACTCCCTATAAGTTCATTCCAACCAAGGTGCTCAATAATTTTCCGTGAAAAACCGCCATGTTTGTTTGTCGCAACGCCCAACTTAAGCCCTTTCCCGAAAAGCTTTTTAATGATTTCATCGGCATAGGGCATGGGCAGGGTTTTTTCGAGGTAGACTTCCTTGTATCGTTTTCTGAAAATTACCGTTGCTTCTTCGGCATTCTCTTCCCCAACCATCTCTGCAAGGGTATCTTTCAAGGGGCTGCCGACGACGGATTTTGTTTCATCGAGACTTAGTGGATCAAGGCCGTAAAGAGGAAGGGTCGTGTTAAAACCTTCCCTGATGGCCTCAAAGGAATCGATAAGCGTTCCATCGAGATCAAAAATAACGCCTTTTACACCATGGGTTTGAGAGGGAGAATCAGATTCTTCTTTTTGCATCTTTTAACCTTTCTACTATTTCATAGCTGTTGCCTCCGACAGAGGCCATTTCTACATTGGGCTTTATCCTTTTACCGTGAAAATCAGAACCCGACGTTGCAATAATTCCCCGGCTTTGGGCCAGTTGTCTGAAGTGTTCGCTCTCTTCGGGTGTATGGTATGACGAATAAGCCTCAAGACCCATGAGGCCTGCATCGATGAGTTCCGATATCCTTTCATCACCCGTATCGGAAGGGTGGGCCTGAACAGGCACGCCGCCAAATTGCCTGATCTTTTCTATGCCTTCTTCTGTGGGGCATACTTTGAGCGGCACAAAGGCGGGCTTTCCTTTTCGGAAATAATCCCTGTAAAAATTGAGTGACGGTGAATCACAACGGTCTCCATCGATATAGGGTTTCAGCCTGGGGTCACGACGTCCTTCCTCCCTCCTTAAAAGGGCCGTCATGAATGTGGAGCCCGAAGGGATTTGCCCCTTTGCCGCCCTTTCCAGGTCATCAAGGCTGACAGGAAAGTCAAGGTCCTGAAGCGCTTTTAATCTGTCCAGCGCCTGTTCTTTTTTAGCGTCATGTATTTCATGAAGCCATTCATGAAAAGCGGGGTCCTTGTATTCAATGAAATAAGCGAGCAGGTGGAGGTCCATACCATCATAGATGGTATTCAGTTCAAAGCAGGGGATGAGTTCAATCTTATATCTCTTCGACAGTTGCAGCCCCTCATCGATGCTGTCGACGCTGTTATGGTCTGCAAAGGCAATGGCCTTCAGCTTCTTGAGGGTTGCCATTTTAAAGATTTCTTCCGGACTGTGCTGCCCGTCTGAACTGGCTGTGGTATGGATGTGGAGGTCTACAAGTCCACCTTTCATGGACTATCTGCGTCTTTCTTTTCAAGGGCTGCGTTTAATGCATTGACCAGCTTTTCCGGATCGAGGTGATGGACTTTTGCGCCATGCCCGATGTCTTCAAACTCGGCAATCTGGCAATTCATGCATTCCAGTTTATGTTCTTTGAAAACCTGGATAGTCTCAGGATGTTCATGAATGATATCCTGGATAAACATATCTTTGGTAATCCTCTTTTTCATAAAATCACCCAACCTGTTTCTTGTTTACGTAAGGCCAGTATAACAAATGATTTTCCTTTTTGTGAACAGATTTTTGGCACGGCTGGAATTGAGAGGTTGCCCCAGGAGAAAAGGGCCATAATAGCTTGCCTTTTATCAGGGTCGATCTGCGGCTGCGGCAATGTAAACAAGGTATAAGGGCGCCTTGCCATTTAAAGGCGATATGCTAAACTTTTTATATTAAAGAGGCTGGGACCTGTCGGTTTGATATTGCTCTTTCTTTCGGTTATTTACAACGGGATATAAATAAAGTCCCTTTGTGATTTTTAAATTCAATGGTTTGCTCCTTGGCCGCAGGATAGTGAAATAGAAATTTTTCAACCATATGAGCACCTCATTGCTTCCTTTAAAAGCGCTGCAATCACTAGGGATAGGCCGATGATGAGGACGATAAGAAATAGGGAGAGTAAAGTTGACAATAACCAGGCCGGCTGAAAAAGGTAGTGAAGAATCTTTATCTGCAAGAATGGCAATAAATATAGTCAGTGCTGTTTTTGCTCTTTTTCTTTTGTACCTTATCAGTTTCTACGACTACCTTTTATTCCACACCTTTGCTGAGGTATTCAGCATTGTCATTGCCTTTTCCATTTTCCTCTTTGCCTGGAACTCAAGGAAGTATCTTGATAACTTCTGCTTTATTTTTCTCGGCATCGCCTATTTTCATGTGGCTGTCCTTGATTTACTTCACACGCTTGCTTATGAAGGTATGCCTTTTTTTCCCGCTTACAGCCATTATGCAACTGAGGTATGGATTGCTGCCCGTTATATGGAGAGTATCAGCTTTTTTATTGCCTTCAGCTTTCTCTCAACAAGCAGAAGAATCAACCCCGTTTTTATCTTTGTCTTATATTCAATGATAAGCGCCCTGATTATTGGCGCTATCTTTTTCTGGGAAATATTTCCCGTCCTCTTTATTCATGGCAAAGGCCTTACCTTATTCAAGGTAGTCAGTGAATATATCATCTGCTTTATTATTATGGTTTCTATTTTTATACTCTACAGACGCAAAAGTGCTTTTGATAACAAGGTATTTAACTATCTCCTTTCGTCGCTTGTTCTTACCATTTTTTCGGAACTGGCCTTTACCTTTTATATTAACGTGTACGGTTTTTCAAATCTGGTGGGCCATATTTTCAAAATTATCTCATTTAAATTGATGTACCAGGCTATTATTGCGACAGGTTTGACAAGGCCTTATGATCTTCTCTTCAGAGAGCTTAAGCAGAGTGAGCTGGCCTTGAAAGAGGCAAACCAGACTAAAGACAGGTTCTTTTCCATCATTTCTCATGATCTTAGGGCCCCCTTTACAAGCCTTATGGGCTTTTCAGAAACCCTTATAGACAGTTATGACAGCTTTGATGAAAAAACGAAAAAGAATTTTGCCAGAGCGATCTATGACTCGGCAGAGCAGATCTATAACCTGCTCGATAATCTCCTTCAATGGTCTCTTGCTCAAACGAACAGCATTGTCTTTAAGCCGGGGAAAGTAGATTTTTCTACCGTGGTAGACGAAAATATCTCTCTCATGGAGAAAAGCGCCGAGCTAAAGGAGATAACCCTTGTTTCAGCTATTGATGGTGACAGAGTGTTGTTTGCCGATATCAATATGCTTAACACGATTCTCCGCAACCTTTTTTCAAATGCAATCAAATTTACCGGCAAGGGAGGAAATATCACCCTTTCATCAACCGCAAAAAAGGACTTTCTCGAAATTACCATTGCCGATACGGGCGTAGGCATGAGCGATGAATATATGAAAAAGATATTCCGCATAGATGAAAAGCATTTAACGAGGGGAACGGAAAAAGAGACGGGAACAGGGATTGGCCTTGTTCTTTGCAAGGACTTTATTGAAAAGCACGGTGGTAAGATATGGGTGGAGAGTAAGCCCGGCGAAGGTAGCAGGTTCAGTTTTACCCTTCCTCTTTGCTAAGAATCAATTGCTTAGCCCCCATTTCTCACCAACGCTCTGTCGGGATGGCTTTAAACCGCTCATGACGGCGCTTTAATAATTCAGAGATTGCCATATTCGTTGATTGTCGTATAAAATAAAGAACAATGCTGTTTTTTTCGGGCGATCAGATAAAGACATTGAAAAAATCAGGTTTAACATTAATTGCAGTCTATAAGTGACTGCAGGTAAAACTTGCAAGGAAGAAGGCGGCTTTTTTAACCTTCACATGCCGCGCATAAATTTTTAAGAGGGTTCCTAATATCTGACAATGGGTTCAGTAGCTGAAAAGGCTGAAAAATCCTTTCCCCTCAAGGGAGCCATTACTTTCCTTTTGGGACTGCTTTTCCTTGCTGCACTCTATTTTGTCAGCCTGCACAACTATCTCATCTTCCATAACCTTGCTGAAATGTTCAGCATTGTTATCGCATTTTCCATCTTCCTCTTTGCCTGGAATTCAAGGCGCTACTTCGATAATCTCTACTTTATTTTTCTCGGTATCGCCTATTTTTATGTGGGCTTTCTTGATTCCATCCATACCCTTGCCTATGAAGGCATGCCTTTTTTCCCTGATGAGAAACATTACGCTACCCAGATATGGATAGCGACCCGTTACATGGAAAGCATCGGCCTTCTCATGGCTTTCAGCTTTCTGAAAATAAAAAAGAAATTTAATCCCATCGCCCTATTTGTTCTTTTTTCAGCGCTAACGGCCTTAATCCTGACGACCATCTTTTATTGGAATATTTTTCCTGCTACCTATATTGACGGCATGGGCCTTACACCATTCAAGGTGATAAACGAATATATTATCTGCTTTATCCTCATTCTGGCCATTGTGAGATTATACAGGCATAAGGAAGGTTTTGACAAAAAAGTATTCGACTGTCTTCTTTATTCACTTATCTTCACCATTCTTTCGGAACTGTCTTTTACCTTCTACATCGATATTTACGGTTTTTCAAATCTGACAGGCCATTTCTTTAAAATTATTTCCTTTGCGTTCATTTATGAATCCATTATAGCGACGGGCCTTAACAGACCTTATGATATTCTTTTCAGGGAACTCAAAGCGAGCGAGCGAGCACTTACAGAGGCGAACCAGACAAAAGACCGCTTTTTCTCCATTATATCTCACGATCTTAAAAATCCCTTTACCAGTCTCATCGGCTTTTCAGGTGCTCTCCTGGAAAACTACGACAGACTTGACGAAGATACCAAAAAAGATTTCACAAAAGATATCCATGAGTCGGCAGAAGAGATCTATGATCTGCTCGATAACCTGCTAAAGTGGTCCTTTACCCAGACGGGAGGTATCACTAATGAACCAAAAAACATAAATATCGCGCCTCTCATAGCGGAAAACTTCTCTCTTATGCAGCAAAGCGCAGCGCATAAAAAGATAGCCTTAGTCTCACATATTGAAAGTGATACACTTGTATTTGCTGATGAAAATATGGTTAATACGGTCATCCGGAACCTTATTTCAAATGCAATTAAATATACAGGGGAAGGGGGAAAGGTTACCCTTTCTTCGAGAACAAAGGGTAACTTTCTTGAAATAAGCATTGCCGATACGGGTGTTGGAATCAGTGAGGAAAACCTTAAAAAAATATTCTGCGGCGACATTAGATATTCAGGAATGGAAGGGGGAAGGAAAACAGGCTCCGGACTGGGACTGATTCTCTGCAAGGACTTTATTGAAAGGCAGGGCGGCAAAATAGGGGTGGAGAGCAAAGCAGGTGAGGGAAGCAGGTTCCACATTACGCTTCCCCTTCATAAAGGGCCCGCTTCCTGATATCCTAGATATGGCGCTGCTGATAAGGGACTGACCTTGCCCTTCTTGATGGGGCCCTATAAAGCTTTTCCTGCCTTACCCTGGTCTTGAGCCCGGCCGCTTCACGGCTTTTCCAGATCATGGCAAGCTCTTCTGCAAAATCACGGAATGAAAGGGGAGCTCCCCTCAGAATCTCTCGCTGTTTGATCATGTCATCAGCATCAGGGAAAAGCCCTCCACGCTGGATAAAACCGAAAATTTTTGTCCACTCTTCAACAATAGCTCCAGGCATGAAGGTTTCCGCTATCTCTTTCCAGGACCTGATATCATTTCCACCGTAAATGATTTCCTTGCCCAAAACATCACTCAGTATTGC
Encoded proteins:
- a CDS encoding HAD family hydrolase; its protein translation is MQKEESDSPSQTHGVKGVIFDLDGTLIDSFEAIREGFNTTLPLYGLDPLSLDETKSVVGSPLKDTLAEMVGEENAEEATVIFRKRYKEVYLEKTLPMPYADEIIKKLFGKGLKLGVATNKHGGFSRKIIEHLGWNELIGSVVGEGDTAKSKPEPDMIFQNLENLSIGNKETLFIGDSPVDLKTGENASVKTIAVPTGHHSKEMLLKAGATVVIEDLSCLEEAVF
- a CDS encoding DUF1858 domain-containing protein, with the translated sequence MKKRITKDMFIQDIIHEHPETIQVFKEHKLECMNCQIAEFEDIGHGAKVHHLDPEKLVNALNAALEKKDADSP
- a CDS encoding PHP domain-containing protein, translating into MKGGLVDLHIHTTASSDGQHSPEEIFKMATLKKLKAIAFADHNSVDSIDEGLQLSKRYKIELIPCFELNTIYDGMDLHLLAYFIEYKDPAFHEWLHEIHDAKKEQALDRLKALQDLDFPVSLDDLERAAKGQIPSGSTFMTALLRREEGRRDPRLKPYIDGDRCDSPSLNFYRDYFRKGKPAFVPLKVCPTEEGIEKIRQFGGVPVQAHPSDTGDERISELIDAGLMGLEAYSSYHTPEESEHFRQLAQSRGIIATSGSDFHGKRIKPNVEMASVGGNSYEIVERLKDAKRRI
- a CDS encoding ATP-binding protein, with translation MGSVAEKAEKSFPLKGAITFLLGLLFLAALYFVSLHNYLIFHNLAEMFSIVIAFSIFLFAWNSRRYFDNLYFIFLGIAYFYVGFLDSIHTLAYEGMPFFPDEKHYATQIWIATRYMESIGLLMAFSFLKIKKKFNPIALFVLFSALTALILTTIFYWNIFPATYIDGMGLTPFKVINEYIICFILILAIVRLYRHKEGFDKKVFDCLLYSLIFTILSELSFTFYIDIYGFSNLTGHFFKIISFAFIYESIIATGLNRPYDILFRELKASERALTEANQTKDRFFSIISHDLKNPFTSLIGFSGALLENYDRLDEDTKKDFTKDIHESAEEIYDLLDNLLKWSFTQTGGITNEPKNINIAPLIAENFSLMQQSAAHKKIALVSHIESDTLVFADENMVNTVIRNLISNAIKYTGEGGKVTLSSRTKGNFLEISIADTGVGISEENLKKIFCGDIRYSGMEGGRKTGSGLGLILCKDFIERQGGKIGVESKAGEGSRFHITLPLHKGPAS
- a CDS encoding ATP-binding protein; amino-acid sequence: MTITRPAEKGSEESLSARMAINIVSAVFALFLLYLISFYDYLLFHTFAEVFSIVIAFSIFLFAWNSRKYLDNFCFIFLGIAYFHVAVLDLLHTLAYEGMPFFPAYSHYATEVWIAARYMESISFFIAFSFLSTSRRINPVFIFVLYSMISALIIGAIFFWEIFPVLFIHGKGLTLFKVVSEYIICFIIMVSIFILYRRKSAFDNKVFNYLLSSLVLTIFSELAFTFYINVYGFSNLVGHIFKIISFKLMYQAIIATGLTRPYDLLFRELKQSELALKEANQTKDRFFSIISHDLRAPFTSLMGFSETLIDSYDSFDEKTKKNFARAIYDSAEQIYNLLDNLLQWSLAQTNSIVFKPGKVDFSTVVDENISLMEKSAELKEITLVSAIDGDRVLFADINMLNTILRNLFSNAIKFTGKGGNITLSSTAKKDFLEITIADTGVGMSDEYMKKIFRIDEKHLTRGTEKETGTGIGLVLCKDFIEKHGGKIWVESKPGEGSRFSFTLPLC